The proteins below are encoded in one region of Telopea speciosissima isolate NSW1024214 ecotype Mountain lineage chromosome 10, Tspe_v1, whole genome shotgun sequence:
- the LOC122641447 gene encoding uncharacterized protein LOC122641447, giving the protein MEAALHVQRPVCYGTKHFCERRTRLETRASIELFSIGRANSSSPLSPWRKDSVGMGVSHHIIASADFSRRRPRKGQIPRPKGAVPKGFVPKSRVDSSTQKREKSDSGDEDGSRTVVSGGRAGPS; this is encoded by the exons ATGGAGGCTGCTTTGCATGTTCAGAGACCCGTCTGCTATGGAACAAAACACTTCTGTGAGAGAAGAACTCGGTTAGAGACTAGAGCGTCTATTGAATTATTCTCCATTGGCAGAGCTAATTCTTCTTCACCA TTGTCCCCATGGCGAAAGGATTCTGTAGGAATGGGGGTTTCACATCATATTATCGCAAGTGCAG ATTTCTCACGGAGGAGACCAAGAAAAGGGCAGATTCCAAGGCCAAAAGGTGCTGTTCCAAAGGGTTTTGTGCCAAAATCACGAGTTGACTCGAGCacccaaaagagagaaaaaagcgACAGTGGAGATGAAGATGGTTCGAGGACTGTCGTATCTGGCGGGAGGGCTGGACCCAGTTAA
- the LOC122643556 gene encoding soluble starch synthase 3, chloroplastic/amyloplastic-like, translated as MKAGSDEDIEIENESDRTVSTSQLLDAVRSDETEENGRMAVTDDDATETSTPEILAESEEGEADGTLSTRKTLDVLTSDSEESGTIAEIDEYKTKTELTKPELLNHSEISLDHDPEMEECSIKKVELDADMYRQMLEDLAQENFSKGNKMFVYPQVVKLDQDIELFLNRSLSTLKDEPDVLIMGAFNDWRWKHFMVKLNKTHLNGDCESVFNI; from the exons ATGAAAGCTGGCTCTGATGAAgatattgaaattgaaaatgaatcTGACAGAACTGTATCGACAAGCCAACTGTTAGATGCAGTAAGAAGTGATGAAACAGAGGAAAATGGAAGAATGGCTGTAACAGACGATGATGCAACTGAGACATCAACTCCAGAAATACTTGCTGAGAGTGAAGAGGG tgaagctgatggaacgctgTCAACAAGAAAGACTTTGGATGTACTTACGAGCGACAGTGAGGAAAGTGGAACTATTGCTGAAATTGATGAGTATAAAACTAAAACAGAATTGACAAAACCAGAATTGCTCAATCACAGTGAAATTTCATTGGATCATGACCCGGAGATGGAAGAGTGTTCAATTAAAAAGGTGGAGCTCGATGCTGATATGTACAGGCAGATGCTTGAGGACCTAGCTCAGGAGAACTTTTCAAAAGGGAATAAAATGTTTGTTTATCCTCAGGTAGTGAAGCTTGATCAAGATATAGAATTGTTCCTAAATCGAAGTCTTTCCACTTTGAAAGATGAGCCAGATGTTTTGATCATGGGAGCCTTCAATGATTGGAGATGGAAACATTTCATGgtaaaattgaataaaactCATCTTAATGGAGATTGCGAGAGTGTTTTCAATATATAA
- the LOC122643557 gene encoding uncharacterized mitochondrial protein AtMg00810-like, producing MHKPTDAHWVAVKRILRYLCHTPTDGLFFTAQNDISVTGYSVADWAGCPLDRKSTTGYCVYLGHHLISWNHINSARLRDLPQRLNTEQLLLLLLKLCGSVDQTADIFTKGLSRQRFSALRSKLTLRLPRPSLRGRVTGIASPTREAPSTAVT from the exons ATGCACAAACCTACAGATGCTCACTGGGTTGCGGTCAAAAGAATTCTTCGTTATCTATGCCACACTCCAACAGATGGTCTTTTCTTTACTGCTCAAAATGATATCAGTGTGACAGGGTACTCTGTCGCAGATTGGGCTGGGTGCCCACTTGATCGAAAATCCACTACTGGCTATTGTGTGTATCTTGGTCACCATTTGATCTCTTGGAATCACATAAACAGCGCACGGTTGCGTGATCTTCCACAGAGGCTGAATACAGAGCAGTTGCTGCTATTGCTACTGAAATTGTGTGGCTCCG TTGATCAAACGGCTGACATATTCACAAAGGGGTTGTCTCGCCAACGGTTCTCTGCATTACGTTCCAAGCTCACCCTTAGGTTACCTCGGCCTAGCTTGAGGGGGCGTGTTACAGGAATAGCTAGTCCCACTCGAGAAGCTCCTAGCACAGCTGTCACGTAG